Proteins encoded by one window of Tunturibacter psychrotolerans:
- a CDS encoding DUF4142 domain-containing protein: MKHTSQIIFCAVLGFAAVLAPLKAKAATDDDKKFLAMAAQSDQNEIALAKLADEKSTNAAVKAFAQKMIAEHTKMTASMKPFAESWGLTPPSGPDADTQKEIDKLNKLSGNDFDKEYMKQMVSDHSKALSAFTKEAKDTKDMKFQAVVLQGKTAVAAHKNMAYDLEKKL; the protein is encoded by the coding sequence ATGAAACACACAAGTCAAATAATTTTCTGCGCAGTCCTAGGATTTGCCGCAGTTCTAGCGCCCCTAAAAGCAAAAGCCGCCACTGACGACGACAAAAAGTTTTTGGCAATGGCAGCCCAATCGGACCAAAATGAGATTGCACTTGCCAAGCTCGCGGATGAGAAATCGACCAATGCCGCCGTTAAGGCCTTCGCGCAGAAGATGATTGCCGAGCATACGAAGATGACGGCAAGCATGAAGCCGTTCGCTGAATCATGGGGTTTGACGCCTCCCAGCGGTCCGGATGCCGATACTCAGAAAGAGATAGACAAACTGAATAAACTCTCGGGAAATGACTTCGATAAGGAGTATATGAAACAAATGGTGAGCGATCACTCCAAGGCATTAAGCGCCTTCACAAAAGAGGCGAAAGATACAAAAGACATGAAATTCCAAGCGGTCGTGCTTCAAGGAAAAACGGCCGTTGCTGCACACAAGAACATGGCGTATGACCTTGAGAAGAAATTATGA
- a CDS encoding DNA topoisomerase IB, whose amino-acid sequence MAKTMPHLEIVTDPVESAKSAGLRYVSDAKPGITRKRWRKGFRYFDAEGAQVRELETLARIKSLVIPPAWTDVWICTNPKGHLQATGRDARGRKQSRYHPRWREVRDETKYERMMAFGVALPTIRDRVEQDLARPALPREKILAAIVRLMETTLIRVGNIEYAKQNQSYGLTTMRGKHVRVDGSTITFKFQGKSGVRHAVDITDRRLAKIIQRCQDIPGYELFQYVDSEGEHHTIDSADVNDYLREATGQYFTAKDFRTWTGTVMACAKLQEFDVFESESEAKKNVVEIVKTVAARLGNTPSVCRKCYIHPLVIEAYMSGAFTKTRREQQSQESPRELQWEETVLMKLMQRVLKVAAA is encoded by the coding sequence TTGGCCAAGACAATGCCGCACTTAGAGATCGTCACCGACCCAGTTGAATCGGCGAAAAGCGCAGGTCTGCGCTATGTTTCCGACGCTAAGCCCGGGATCACGCGCAAGCGATGGAGGAAAGGGTTTCGCTACTTCGACGCGGAGGGAGCGCAAGTACGCGAGTTAGAGACTCTCGCTCGTATCAAGTCATTGGTCATACCTCCCGCTTGGACTGATGTGTGGATTTGTACTAACCCGAAGGGACATTTGCAGGCTACCGGACGAGATGCCAGGGGGCGGAAGCAGAGCCGATATCACCCGCGCTGGCGCGAGGTACGGGATGAGACCAAGTACGAACGCATGATGGCTTTTGGGGTAGCCCTCCCGACGATTCGCGACCGCGTCGAACAGGACCTTGCTAGACCGGCTCTTCCACGAGAGAAAATCCTGGCAGCAATCGTGCGTCTGATGGAAACCACCCTGATTCGGGTCGGGAATATCGAGTATGCAAAACAAAACCAATCCTATGGATTGACTACGATGCGGGGCAAACATGTCCGAGTCGACGGATCCACTATCACCTTCAAATTTCAGGGAAAGAGCGGCGTGCGACATGCGGTGGATATCACTGATCGACGGCTGGCGAAGATCATTCAGCGCTGCCAAGATATCCCCGGTTACGAATTGTTTCAGTATGTCGACAGCGAAGGGGAGCATCACACAATCGATTCTGCCGACGTCAACGACTACCTCCGCGAGGCGACGGGGCAATACTTCACTGCCAAAGACTTCCGAACTTGGACGGGTACGGTTATGGCCTGCGCGAAGTTGCAGGAATTCGATGTGTTTGAGTCGGAGAGCGAAGCGAAGAAGAATGTGGTGGAGATCGTCAAAACTGTGGCGGCGAGGCTAGGAAATACACCTTCTGTTTGTCGGAAGTGCTACATCCACCCCCTAGTGATCGAAGCCTACATGAGTGGTGCGTTTACCAAAACAAGGAGAGAGCAGCAATCCCAGGAGTCTCCAAGAGAGCTTCAATGGGAGGAAACTGTTTTGATGAAACTCATGCAGCGTGTACTCAAAGTTGCCGCAGCCTAG
- a CDS encoding DUF3309 domain-containing protein has translation MPLILVLILLILLFGGGGYYMGPGLGYYGGGGLSLILALIVIYLLFGRGRGRL, from the coding sequence ATGCCTCTCATTCTGGTTCTAATCCTTCTCATCCTCTTATTCGGCGGCGGTGGCTACTATATGGGCCCCGGACTTGGCTACTATGGTGGCGGCGGTCTTAGTTTGATTCTTGCACTGATTGTCATTTATCTGCTTTTCGGAAGAGGTCGGGGGCGCCTCTAG
- a CDS encoding Nramp family divalent metal transporter, whose amino-acid sequence MPGQVADVGAPSSHNRGVQGFLEELGPGLITGAADDDPSGISTYSVAGASFGYATLWTALLSFPLMAAIQLMCARLGMVTGCGLASVIRTRYSRWVLWLACALVAIANVFNIGADLGGMAEATEMMTGVRAYYWAPFLAALILGLLLWTSYRTMARIFKWLTLVLFAYVITAFLAHPDWRAVARATFVPHIEYSKDYFAVLVGILGTTISPYLFFWQAAQEVEEDRDHGKTTVAERRGATNKELAAAKRDVVTGMLLSNTVMYFLILTTAATLHAHGTTDIQTAKQAAEALKPLAGQGAYWLFAVGLIGTGMLAVPVLAGSCAYVVAEASKWRSASLNLKPGLAAKFYIVIGISIVVGLAFDYSGISAVKMLFWSAILNGLLAPPLVVIVVLLTSDKKVMGHCVNSNGMKILGWACAVVMSAAAIGLLAALR is encoded by the coding sequence GTGCCGGGACAGGTTGCTGATGTGGGCGCTCCTTCTAGCCACAATCGCGGGGTGCAGGGGTTTCTAGAAGAGTTGGGTCCCGGGTTGATCACGGGTGCTGCCGACGATGACCCATCAGGTATATCGACCTACTCGGTTGCTGGGGCTTCGTTCGGATACGCCACGCTCTGGACCGCGTTATTATCTTTCCCCTTGATGGCGGCAATTCAGCTGATGTGCGCACGCCTCGGTATGGTGACTGGGTGCGGACTCGCCAGTGTGATTCGAACTCGCTACTCCCGATGGGTGCTGTGGCTTGCGTGTGCGCTCGTGGCAATTGCCAATGTTTTTAATATAGGTGCCGATCTCGGCGGGATGGCAGAAGCAACCGAAATGATGACGGGTGTCCGCGCGTACTACTGGGCGCCGTTTTTGGCGGCACTCATCTTGGGTTTGTTGCTTTGGACTTCCTATCGGACCATGGCTCGGATCTTCAAATGGCTGACGTTGGTTCTCTTCGCTTATGTCATCACCGCATTTCTCGCGCATCCAGATTGGAGGGCGGTAGCCCGGGCCACCTTCGTCCCCCACATTGAATACAGCAAAGACTATTTCGCGGTGCTGGTTGGAATTTTAGGAACTACTATCTCGCCTTATCTCTTCTTTTGGCAAGCAGCCCAGGAGGTGGAGGAAGACCGAGATCACGGAAAGACCACTGTCGCGGAAAGACGGGGAGCGACGAACAAAGAGCTTGCAGCTGCAAAACGAGACGTTGTTACCGGGATGCTACTGTCCAACACTGTGATGTACTTCTTAATTCTGACTACCGCGGCAACCCTTCACGCACACGGCACGACGGATATCCAAACGGCCAAGCAAGCAGCTGAGGCTCTGAAACCGCTCGCTGGCCAAGGTGCGTACTGGCTTTTTGCTGTCGGACTGATTGGGACTGGCATGCTTGCCGTCCCAGTCCTAGCCGGTTCTTGCGCTTATGTCGTAGCGGAGGCGTCTAAGTGGCGATCGGCCTCTCTCAATTTGAAGCCAGGGCTGGCGGCTAAGTTCTACATCGTAATTGGCATCTCGATAGTAGTCGGACTCGCCTTCGATTATTCCGGGATCAGTGCGGTGAAAATGCTGTTTTGGTCGGCTATTCTGAACGGTCTGTTAGCTCCGCCCTTGGTGGTCATCGTGGTTCTCCTCACAAGCGACAAGAAAGTGATGGGTCATTGCGTCAATTCCAATGGAATGAAGATACTCGGATGGGCATGCGCCGTCGTCATGAGCGCCGCCGCGATCGGACTGTTAGCTGCCCTTCGATAA
- a CDS encoding DUF6496 domain-containing protein has product MTTKKSTAQKASKRKYSKSAGKSVETEMKARKEGKLRSGKSGKKVTSKKQAIAIGLSKARKAGKKVPKKK; this is encoded by the coding sequence ATGACCACTAAAAAATCCACTGCCCAAAAAGCATCGAAACGGAAATATTCGAAGTCTGCAGGAAAAAGTGTTGAAACAGAGATGAAAGCGAGAAAGGAAGGCAAGTTACGGAGTGGCAAGAGTGGTAAGAAAGTCACAAGCAAGAAGCAAGCTATTGCTATAGGGCTCTCCAAGGCTCGCAAGGCGGGCAAGAAGGTGCCGAAGAAGAAATGA
- a CDS encoding DUF3147 family protein, which produces MIRMDFSSLKETKPHQYALRFVFGGICTVLAGLIAKRYGPGLGGLFLAFPAIFPAGASLIESHEKKRKAQHGFDGTKRGRLAASIDALGASLGCLGLMAFAFTLWIGLPEYSAVRILMVATVVWLGVSTLLWTIHRNRFFHKRNADADH; this is translated from the coding sequence ATGATCAGAATGGATTTCTCATCGCTGAAAGAAACGAAGCCCCACCAATACGCCTTGCGATTCGTGTTCGGTGGCATATGCACCGTCCTGGCTGGTCTCATCGCAAAACGCTATGGACCGGGTTTGGGAGGTCTGTTTCTGGCATTTCCCGCCATCTTCCCGGCGGGCGCTAGTTTAATCGAAAGCCACGAGAAGAAGCGAAAGGCGCAGCATGGTTTCGACGGAACGAAACGAGGTCGGCTCGCGGCGAGTATCGACGCATTGGGTGCCTCTCTCGGGTGTCTCGGTCTAATGGCATTTGCGTTCACCCTATGGATCGGTCTGCCTGAATACAGTGCGGTCCGCATCCTTATGGTCGCTACCGTCGTTTGGCTTGGAGTCTCGACTCTGCTCTGGACCATTCATCGGAATCGGTTCTTTCATAAGCGAAATGCTGACGCAGATCATTAG
- a CDS encoding DUF3147 family protein, with amino-acid sequence MSELIIRFLIGGVVVSLFAIIGDILRPKSFAGLFGAAPSIAFATLGLTISQRGRQYAATEAHSMILGAFAFLIYSACVCGALARHKTAALPTAIFLMSVWFGVSLGLWHWWGRLN; translated from the coding sequence ATGAGTGAGCTAATTATCAGATTTCTCATTGGCGGGGTCGTGGTTAGCTTATTCGCAATCATCGGGGACATCTTGCGACCAAAGAGCTTTGCCGGATTGTTTGGGGCCGCACCCAGTATTGCTTTCGCTACTCTAGGGCTAACCATATCGCAGCGTGGTAGGCAATATGCGGCGACTGAAGCCCACTCGATGATCTTGGGGGCTTTCGCTTTCCTCATCTATAGCGCCTGCGTCTGCGGTGCGTTGGCTCGCCATAAAACAGCCGCGCTCCCAACCGCGATCTTTCTGATGTCAGTCTGGTTTGGAGTGTCGCTGGGGCTGTGGCACTGGTGGGGAAGACTGAACTGA
- a CDS encoding inorganic diphosphatase, whose protein sequence is MKSLVDPTKLKPVDKKDGIFQVIVETPKGSRNKFAFDPDQGIFALKKVLPAGMVFPYDFGFLPQTIADDGDPIDVLLLMDEPAFTGCAVRAVLIGVIEGEQADGKKKVRNDRLLAVAEANHMYSNIRKLADLPKKFLDELQDFFVNYHNLEGKKYKLLGCKGADKALDLIKKARKAS, encoded by the coding sequence ATGAAATCGCTAGTAGATCCAACAAAGTTGAAACCGGTTGATAAGAAAGATGGCATCTTTCAGGTGATTGTGGAAACCCCGAAGGGGAGCCGCAACAAGTTTGCATTCGATCCCGATCAAGGGATATTTGCCCTGAAAAAAGTGTTGCCGGCTGGGATGGTCTTCCCCTATGACTTCGGTTTTTTGCCTCAGACGATTGCGGACGATGGCGACCCAATCGATGTGCTTCTGCTGATGGATGAACCGGCCTTTACCGGTTGTGCGGTTCGTGCGGTTCTCATCGGTGTGATTGAAGGGGAACAGGCCGACGGTAAAAAGAAGGTTCGAAACGATAGATTGCTTGCGGTTGCAGAAGCCAACCACATGTATTCAAACATCCGAAAGCTCGCGGATCTTCCCAAGAAGTTTCTGGATGAGTTGCAGGATTTCTTCGTGAACTATCACAATCTTGAAGGCAAAAAGTACAAGCTTCTTGGCTGCAAAGGCGCCGATAAAGCGCTTGATCTGATCAAGAAAGCGCGCAAAGCGAGCTGA